The following proteins come from a genomic window of Tenebrio molitor chromosome 9, icTenMoli1.1, whole genome shotgun sequence:
- the LOC138138802 gene encoding uncharacterized protein has protein sequence MLVTRSKSRTLSFVLSVSVVVLFCCGVLIGQKGNYKERNGGERGKIVAYSLLKQIEIESEEIKCGKISVGGEERRNEGLWTNLEGSNLYIYSVYYDRRLYPYQYLRIIAMVKGSWSDPLFCQTLSPNGHYHITKAIPTKIWSKSWNRNDSHIYHNPFLISCPTSVNTTSVYLSLNKNPCQIGCQKFKISLKPQPIKNTFTLCVKPLNFRKDISDHLLQWVAINRVLGADKIALYVESVTKKTQKFLEFVQKRLNGSLEVRPHRRISGGVDHDVSTQVWQKRRYEIITYNDCLYRNLHTSHFVIPVDVDEIIVPRHVSTWAELLQDVSPEGEDSFASYTVRNAYYLRHFNVKRSQEKVFFLRDLTRSEFSPEGESGKSFISTNNALTVFNHYALKGLKPGVRRNKFLKRESVQMNHYKDDCDTVILPECAKYLSSPVRIVDDVIVKYKMLFYKEYARLVALLERQRL, from the exons ATGCTAGTTACAAGAAGCAAGTCGCGCACGCTGTCTTTCGTCCTGTCCGTTAGTGTCGTTGTGCTCTTCTGTTGTGGCGTCCTGATCGGCCAAAAGGGGAATTACAAGGAGAGGAACGGGGGAGAAAGAGGGAAAATCGTGGCGTACTCCCTGCTGAAGCAGATCGAGATAGAGAGTGAGGAGATCAAGTGTGGAAAGATTTCTGTTGGGGGTGAGGAGAGGCGAAATGAGGGGTTGTGGACCAATCTGGAAGGATCCAACTTGTACATTTATTCGGTGTACTATGACCGAAGGCTTTATCCTTATCAGTACTTGAGGATTATCGCAATGGTAAAGG GGTCATGGAGCGACCCTCTCTTTTGCCAGACCTTGTCACCAAACGGCCACTACCACATCACCAAAGCAATTCCCAccaaaatttggtcaaaatcgTGGAACAGGAACGACTCCCACATCTACCACAACCCGTTCCTCATATCTTGTCCCACATCTGTCAACACAACCTCCGTCTACCTCTCCCTCAACAAGAACCCTTGCCAGATAGGCTgccaaaaattcaaaatttcccTAAAACCACAACCCATCAAGAACACCTTTACACTCTGCGTCAAACCTCTTAATTTCCGCAAAGACATATCCGACCACCTCCTCCAGTGGGTCGCCATCAACCGAGTCCTGGGAGCAGACAAAATCGCCTTGTACGTCGAGAGCGTCacaaaaaaaacccaaaaatttttggaatttgtcCAAAAAAGATTGAACGGGAGTTTGGAGGTGCGTCCGCACAGGAGAATCAGCGGAGGCGTCGACCACGACGTGAGCACGCAAGTTTGGCAAAAGAGGCGCTACGAGATCATCACCTACAACGACTGCCTTTACCGTAACCTTCACACGTCACACTTTGTGATCCCTGTTGAcgttgacgaaataattgtaCCACGACATGTGTCCACGTGGGCGGAACTCCTACAAGATGTCTCACCAGAGGGTGAAGACAGTTTCGCCTCTTACACCGTTAGGAACGCTTATTATCTACGCCACTTCAACGTCAAACGCTCACAGGAGAAGGTTTTTTTCTTGAGGGACTTGACACGCAGCGAATTTAGCCCCGAAGGGGAGTCGGGCAAGAGTTTCATCTCGACCAACAACGCCTTAACAGTCTTCAATCACTACGCCCTGAAAGGACTGAAGCCGGGGGTCAGGAGGAACAAGTTCTTGAAAAGGGAATCTGTACAAATGAACCACTACAAAGACGATTGTGATACTGTGATACTGCCGGAGTGTGCCAAATATTTGTCTAGTCCTGTTAGGATCGTTGATGATGTTATTGTTAAGTACAAGATGTTGTTTTATAAAGAGTATGCGAGGCTGGTGGCGCTCCTGGAGCGGCAGCGGCTTTGA
- the LOC138138805 gene encoding uncharacterized protein, which yields MKFPVAVLCCFSLLAGFATAKCMFSLSTDLISKNPIILLNGDVLSPDNQDGNVTLTDGQRIQLLCSGPRNYLIMSRTSEQDVEATCFNDRFTLIANGTRYHMQDFRCKFIPQADVRDVGERCNDHYKKLQIGFRVDPYRFLPKIELCFDPNRLMTYWTRHVFHTCEFSCQLATSTPFKKDFFNDTDVDGIYKNSGYDRGHLSPKCDFFSGAEKRMTFFYLNTSPQVVNFNEKNWRVLESVIRTAAKGAKKKLYVYTGSTKFVGYLKNTIPVQLYFWKVIIDKSSGKGVAFFGVNNVDSDVNSPCATIPCERLSWLSRSFIPKMSDVTRGKIYCASINSLKTMCEIFPNFDEYTGGILTTM from the exons ATGAAGTTTCCAGTTGCTGTTTTGTGTTGCTTTTCGCTTCTCGCAG GCTTCGCGACAGCAAAGTGTATGTTCAGTCTGAGTACAGACCTCATCAGCAAGAACCCCATCATTCTCTTAAACGGTGACGTTCTCAGCCCTGACAACCAAGACGGAAATGTGACTCTGACAGACGGCCAAAGGATCCAGCTCTTGTGCTCCGGTCCAAGGAATTATCTCATTATGAGCCGAACCAGCGAACAAGATGTTGAAGCCACGTGCTTCAACGACCGATTTACTTTGATCGCCAACGGAACAAGATATCACATGCAAGACTTTAGGTGTAAATTTATACCGCAAGCCGACGTTAGAGATGTGGGGGAGAGGTGCAATGACCACTACAAGAAACTCCAAATCGGTTTTAGGGTCGACCCTTATAGATTTTTACCGAAGATCGAGTTGTGCTTCGACCCCAACCGCCTGATGACTTACTGGACAAGACACGTGTTCCACACTTGCGAGTTCTCTTGTCAGCTGGCGACGTCCACACCTTTcaagaaagattttttcaaCGATACTGATGTCGATGGAATTTACAAGAATAGCGGATACGATAGAGGCCACTTGAGCCCCAAATGTGATTTCTTCAGCGGCGCCGAGAAGAGAATGACGTTTTTCTACTTGAACACTTCTCCCCAAGTGGTAAACTTCAACGAGAAGAACTGGAGGGTGCTCGAGTCGGTGATCAGGACCGCTGCTAAGGGCGCCAAGAAGAAACTCTACGTTTACACAGGATCGACAAAATTTGTTGGATATCTCAAAAACACTATTCCAGTGCAACTTTATTTCTGGAAGGTCATTATTGATAAGTCGTCTGGAAAGGGAGTGGCTTTCTTTGGAGTGAACAATGTGGACTCAGATGTAAATAGTCCCTGTGCTACGATCCCATGCGAAAGACTCAGCTGGTTGAGTAGAAGttttattccaaaaatgtcGGATGTCACGAGGGGTAAAATTTATTGCGCCTCCATTAATTCGTTGAAAACTATGTGTgaaatatttccaaattttgacGAATACACTGGTGGGATATTGACaactatgtaa